A window of the Leishmania mexicana MHOM/GT/2001/U1103 complete genome, chromosome 29 genome harbors these coding sequences:
- a CDS encoding mitochondrial carrier protein-like protein, which translates to MSTVDMYIDGAVASMCATVISNPFDVMRTRMQLQGELCKRGQYQVVYDNLGQGMLRVAREEGLRALQKGLVSSVMWQVMQNGIRVGLYPAARAEVSYACGSDAIYISVLAGALCGLVGSYSSSPFQLVKTRLQSQRNTIATARGDVLSKATTGEQYDYAGVKDAFCKIYKGGGLRALWKGSHIAAQRTLVGSAAQLTAYDVAKPIICQRMGWSASDIRVHICAAIFAASCVMCVMNPLDVVMTRSFNHRAGEPVAYSSNLAVATWKIYRIEGVRGLYKGSMALFSRSAPHNIVTFVVLEYLRKLRERYTNRAYTSGSSVDKSIGFNRLIDGKSGKNAS; encoded by the coding sequence ATGTCCACCGTGGACATGTACATCGACGGGGCTGTCGCCTCCATGTGCGCCACCGTTATTTCAAACCCCTTTGACGTGATGCGAACACGCATGCAGCTGCAGGGAGAGCTGTGCAAGCGCGGCCAGTACCAGGTTGTGTACGACAACCTGGGGCAGGGTATGCTTCGCGTGGCTCGCGAAGAGGGCCTGCGTGCCCTTCAAAAGGGCCTCGTATCGTCTGTGATGTGGCAGGTGATGCAGAACGGGATTCGAGTGGGACTGTACCCTGCTGCGCGGGCCGAGGTGAGCTATGCGTGTGGGTCGGATGCCATCTACATCTCCGTGCTCGCGGGTGCCTTGTGCGGCCTCGTGGGCAGCTACTCTTCCTCGCCATTCCAGCTGGTGAAGACGCGCCTGCAATCGCAGCGCAACACGATTGCGACGGCGCGTGGCGATGTGCTCTCGAAGGCGACGACTGGGGAGCAGTACGACTACGCTGGCGTGAAAGATGCGTTTTGCAAGATCTACAAGGGAGGCGGTCTGCGAGCGCTTTGGAAGGGCTCGCACattgcggcgcagcgcacgctggTCGGCTCTGCCGCGCAGCTCACCGCGTACGATGTGGCGAAGCCTATAATTTGCCAGCGGATGGGATGGTCGGCCTCTGACATCCGCGTGCACATCTGCGCCGCCATTTTCGCCGCCTCATGTGTTATGTGCGTCATGAACCCGCTGGACGTTGTCATGACTCGGTCCTTCAATCACCGCGCTGGTGAGCCCGTGGCCTACTCCTCAAACCTCGCCGTAGCGACGTGGAAGATCTACCGCATCGAAGGCGTGCGTGGACTGTACAAGGGCTCCATGgcgctcttctctcgctccgcGCCCCACAACATTGTGACATTCGTGGTGCTGGAGTACCTGCGCAAGCTGCGTGAGCGGTACACGAACCGCGCGTACACATCTGGGTCGTCCGTGGACAAGTCGATTGGGTTTAACAGGCTCATTGATGGAAAGAGCGGCAAGAATGCCTCCTAG
- a CDS encoding DNAj-like protein, which produces MRCVRALPVCHRFLASRVVTGTPTCATTFGSACLSLVFDGDATLKASRRYSSTSAHGARSAAAASTSKLNYYRNLGVDTDATPQEVKAAYRQLALKYHPDVVEEAHRTHAEMLFRRVSEAYEVLSDPVRRRAHDTELGIQTRRKQQPSATAATGAPSAANAEAGTRAGSPAGGARPSSESARRRKHTTSTASSTSSTTFQQQQRRYRKPFVRGDANRVFADAFDGKTLDEILFDVQRRRRQEKAGGATAEQHHQRDGGPGHAASSDTTKSSSPPPPVMGENGPLDRDARLRHVMDTAAELFAQRAQRQYGHGILRHIRGVAGPLPEGPAAPPEVYMPFRPFVGMPVPPGVRTPPEPKLGKVLDSQEATVDSSSSTLDSRGAAWYEIPRQFHTHTYADGTPQSRSTSLAKATKYIHGMPHNMGQLYSYHRPY; this is translated from the coding sequence atgcgctgcgtgcgcgccttGCCCGTGTGCCACCGCTTTCTGGCATCGCGGGTGGTGACAGGTACACCGACGTGCGCAACCACTTTCGGCTCTGCGTGCCTTTCGTTGGTTTTCGATGGCGATGCGACACTTAAAGCCAGTCGTCGCTACTCGTCCACCTCGGCGCACGGTGCGCggtcggcagcagccgcgagcACGTCCAAGCTGAATTACTACCGAAACCTCGGCGTCGACACGGATGCAACACCGCAGGAGGTGAAGGCCGCCTACCGCCAACTGGCGCTGAAGTACCACCCCGatgtggtggaggaggcacaCAGGACACACGCGGAGATGCTCTTCCGCCGTGTTTCGGAGGCGTATGAGGTGCTCTCAGACCCGGTGCGGCGTCGTGCGCACGATACGGAACTAGGCATCCAGACGCGCCGCAAGCAGCAACCGTCTGCCACAGCCGCAACAGGCGCGCCGTCTGCCGCCAACGCAGAGGCGGGTACAAGGGCCGGCTCTCctgccggcggcgcgcggccgTCCTCAGAATCTGCGCGAAGGCGGAAGCACACGACATCGACTGCCTCGTCAACGTCTTCGACGACctttcagcagcagcagcggcggtatCGCAAGCCGTTTGTGCGCGGTGATGCCAATCGTGTCTTCGCCGACGCGTTCGACGGGAAGACGCTGGACGAAATTCTGTTCGACGtgcagcgtcgtcgccgccaggAAAAGGCTGGAGGGGCAACAgcggagcagcaccaccaaaGAGACGGTGGCCCGGGGCATGCGGCGTCTAGTGACACCACAAAAtcgtcttcgccgccgccaccggtcATGGGGGAAAACGGCCCTCTCGATCGCGACGCACGTCTGCGCCACGTGATGGACACGGCCGCCGAGTTGTttgcgcagcgagcgcagcgCCAGTACGGGCACGGTATTCTTCGTCACATACGTGGCGTAGCCGGTCCGCTGCCTGAAGGGccggcagctccgcctgAGGTTTACATGCCGTTCCGCCCCTTCGTCGGCATGCCGGTCCCTCCAGGCGTGCGGACCCCGCCGGAGCCGAAACTGGGAAAGGTGCTGGACTCGCAAGAGGCCACCGtagacagcagcagcagcacattGGACTCTCGTGGTGCGGCGTGGTACGAGATTCCGAGGCAGtttcacacgcacacgtacgcagaCGGCACCCCGCAGAGTCGCTCCACGAGTTTGGCAAAGGCAACCAAGTACATCCACGGCATGCCGCACAACATGGGCCAGCTCTACTCGTATCACCGCCCGTACTAG
- a CDS encoding putative protein kinase, whose amino-acid sequence MDSQAASQPFPSAASCVQFRPEQLQLDTGIPLGSGAISQVVQCRLRCAAAPLLPVVVKAVSKIQVLQQGKVQSVMNEKATLQRLAPFPYVVRLYGTAQSEDELYFVLEWLPHGDLLQHIRYVAQERVRQYNAEEAAAGSTSSMPNPGAVAGGTTGFVPDGAPVSEASASTGLSKQATTIPASSTALRCLDFHDIQLITAQLVLALEHTADRGVVLRDLKPENVAFDEKYRACLLDFDTADLEGAVNMPATNGGVACPPPVDAAAVGEAENSDGGGGDAAAENGGASSYARRRRLTVSQIHSMRKKTASFCGTAHYVSPEMVGECKWSFSSDLWALGTLVYELVYGEHLFSGITQFEVLQKVVHGSYVERQELFPRIDFDDDADGKAEQCGGGRRFADVKDFIQQLLLTDPQKRLGVHPDTHRFDATALRRHSLFDGFQWEPLEEQLRTFRMRRFHSGRSKATSAESGDASYDAREASSDASDGSSAALKLLAAACVDPSASLASCYHILPFNDPAYAEYVYRATADTNPFEQFFKEDTGPAPTVAAASREGAGAAGGSAPGPVPTLAVDSRPEAASVVDDDEVDDVIDDVGMHYTGRSAEKYFQNYCDTP is encoded by the coding sequence ATGGATTCACAGGCTGCTTCTCAACCTTTCCCTTCGGCCGCTTCGTGCGTGCAGTTCCGGCCTGAGCAACTTCAGCTCGACACAGGCATCCCTCTCGGGTCCGGCGCTATTAGCCAGGTTGTGCAGTGCCGTCtacgctgcgccgccgcgccctTGCTGCCGGTTGTGGTGAAAGCCGTCTCCAAGAtccaggtgctgcagcagggtAAGGTGCAGAGTGTCATGAACGAgaaggcgacgctgcagcgcctcgctccGTTTCCGTATGTGGTCCGTCTCTACGGCACCGCCCAGTCCGAGGACGAGCTTTACTTTGTGCTTGAGTGGCTTCCCCATGGCgacctgctgcagcacatccgATACGTGGCACAGGAGCGTGTGCGGCAGTACaacgcggaggaggcagcagctggaTCAACTTCTAGTATGCCTAATCCCGGTGCAGTAGCCGGTGGCACCACTGGATTCGTGCCGGACGGCGCCCCAGTGTCGGAGGCATCAGCGTCGACGGGTCTGTCCAAACAGGCCACGACAATTCCggccagcagcacggcgctcCGATGCCTCGACTTTCACGACATCCAACTTATCACGGCACAACTGGTGCTGGCCCTTGAGCACACCGCCGACAGGGGTGTCGTGCTGCGTGACTTGAAGCCCGAGAATGTGGCGTTTGATGAGAAGTACCGCGCCTGCTTGCTGGACTTCGACACGGCAGACCTCGAGGGGGCCGTAAATATGCCAGCGACGAACGGCGGCGTAGCATGCCCGCCACCGGTGGATGCAGCTGCCGTGGGAGAGGCCGAAAACagtgatggcggcggtggcgacgcagcagcagagaacggcggcgcctcttcctatgcacgacggcgtcgcctcACCGTCTCTCAAATTCACAGTATGCGCAAGAAAACGGCGAGCTTCTGCGGCACGGCGCACTACGTCTCACCGGAGATGGTGGGGGAGTGCAAGTGgagcttcagcagcgacCTATGGGCCCTCGGTACACTCGTGTACGAGTTGGTGTACGGCGAGCACCTCTTTTCTGGCATCACACAGTTTGAAGTCCTCCAGAAGGTAGTCCATGGCAGCTACGTGGAGAGACAGGAGCTGTTCCCCCGCATCGacttcgacgacgacgcggatggaAAAGCGGagcagtgcggcggcgggcgtCGCTTCGCTGATGTGAAGGATTTCATCCAGCAACTGCTCTTGACGGACCCGCAGAAGCGGCTTGGCGTGCACCCCGACACGCACCGCTTcgacgccacggcgctgcgacGCCACTCGCTGTTCGACGGTTTTCAATGGGAGCCgctcgaggagcagctgcgcaccttCCGCATGCGCCGATTCCACTCGGGGAGGTCGAAGGCGACGAGTGCTGAGTCAGGCGACGCGAGCTATGATGCGCGAGAGGCTTCGAGTGATGCCTCAGATGGTTCGTCTGCCGCGCTAAAGTTGCTTGCAGCCGCGTGCGTCGATCCATCTGCATCACTCGCCTCGTGCTACCACATTCTCCCTTTCAACGACCCCGCCTACGCAGAGTATGTATATCGCGCGACGGCGGATACCAACCCGTTCGAGCAGTTCTTTAAAGAGGACACCGGCCCCGCACCCACGGTagcggcagcatcacgtGAGGgagcgggggcagcgggtGGCAGCGCGCCTGGTCCAGTCCCCACACTTGCGGTGGATTCCAGGCCCGAGGCCGCCTCGGTagtggacgacgacgaggtggaTGACGTGATTGATGATGTAGGCATGCACTATACCGGCCGCTCCGCCGAGAAATACTTTCAAAATTACTGCGACACTCCCTGA
- a CDS encoding putative ubiquitin conjugation factor E4 B — translation MLEITSLGQLLSHVQRSDVVTVIDFYADWCGPCQQIKPRFEQMARYYDPSKVIFAKCNVDRNRDCASRYGVSTIPTFIVFYANERVTTVTGGDLGMVQRSIDLAVAQIPETAAPSSSDRTTATSDVVQETQDAFAEQMLRIVEAKSTKNQILEKDSCDAAYALLKAKTPYGLLLLPYLASDAFSAMAIDSLFSNIASRSGAERHDEGYLINQVLSHLMQLSTHLSWGDVSVVKQLHRVLLSLLACPRMQTALMASPFFTNMFITTGTQLERTTLLGVLFGLGPKPMTAARAPHGDWLAMLEVFSPQKKDEHQQTVYTIQQDVNTLAKMNVRLVQGLLHVRTVRDATLRYLGRALQLNEDYLKTMHHDSPISSRYFMIQLQSVLIELALPIFQARANKEDTSSSGGYDYRQIPAHYLLDRLYGPNGVVVSFGSDVERVAHFGDDNPLPHPPSSRDPYKPFIHLFFLAARAVTLCAAVFIDEHERDERQATHPQASRQQRDFFTAEKLLLEGLLGSTELSASRLEFLNHLAHWLLTVMQVDDQGVLPPQPPAEWGYLPQCLVDCVIRATSMAPLDGLYSDGMISLMLVLMGNTKYFPKPHTHALFPAYLLRLQENYTTRKVLEQHPWFSTHIVRACMECYIAVEKSTYERVKVRYELSYAIKTFLKSNLLCEPVREEMESQANNTMLERFSHMAVAEVNEAVDQVIDTLTRMNEMVRAGADLSENAVASASPQNAADGSNGEQQQRQTRRQASNTSRNEDADSGEDSGEGDEEENADGSQTYHERGMSLRSHLMLFTASMDMFIELSLQFPKGVSQNMVAGQISEMLARSLMAFAGPNSRSLKIQNADLYNFRPREVLMRLVDCFTHFRRSKNFLRCLCHCSIPLSDIRSVMHTIVDRQLVSEDLIWKVSEMAAAVASVSKEVDNEEAVWDDAPDYALDALLSTPLLQPVALPAEVKDLNDLVYVNQETLHHLFLSESKHPFTNEPLTEDKVAAFNKRPDVAAAVERRRAAVQKWLEDAKAAKA, via the coding sequence ATGCTGGAGATTACGAGCCTTGGCCAGTTGCTATCGCatgtgcagcgcagcgatgTGGTGACGGTGATCGACTTCTATGCCGACTGGTGCGGACCGTGCCAGCAGATCAAGCCACGATTCGAGCAGATGGCGCGCTACTACGACCCCAGCAAGGTCATCTTTGCCAAGTGCAACGTCGACCGTAACCGCGATTGCGCCAGCCGCTACGGCGTCTCCACGATTCCCACCTTCATCGTCTTCTACGCCAATGAGCGTGTTACCACCGTGACAGGCGGCGACCTTGGTATGGTGCAGCGTAGCATCGATCTCGCCGTGGCCCAAATCCCGGAGACTGCGGCGCCCTCGTCTTCCGACcggacgacagcgacgagtGACGTGGTGCAGGAGACGCAGGATGCCTTTGCAGAACAGATGTTGCGCATTGTGGAGGCCAAGAGTACAAAGAACCAAATCCTCGAGAAGGATAGCTGTGACGCTGCGTACGCGCTGCTCAAGGCCAAGACTCCCTAcggtctgctgctgctgccctacCTCGCCTCTGACGCCTTCTCCGCCATGGCCATCGACTCCCTCTTCTCCAACATTGCCTCTCGCTCTGGCGCTGAGCGGCACGACGAGGGGTATCTCATCAACCAGGTCCTGTCCCACCTCATGCAACTCTCCACCCATCTCTCCTGGGGGGACGTGAGCGTTgtgaagcagctgcaccgcgtgcTCCTGTCGCTGCTCGCCTGCCCACGGATGCAGACAGCGCTGATGGCGAGTCCGTTCTTTACCAACATGTTCATCACAACCGGCACGCAGCTCGAGCGCACCACGCTCTTGGGCGTCCTCTTTGGCTTGGGACCAAAGCCTAtgacagcggcgcgcgcgccgcacggGGACTGGCTCGCGATGCTAGAGGTGTTCTCTCCTCAAAAGAAGGATGAGCATCAGCAGACAGTCTACACCATACAGCAGGACGTGAATACGCTTGCGAAGATGAACGTGCGACTGGTGCAGGGCCTGCTGCACGTAAGGACGGTTCGCGACGCAACACTGCGGTACCTTGGCAGGGCCCTACAACTGAACGAGGATTACTTGAAGACGATGCACCACGACAGCCCAATCAGCTCTCGCTACTTTATGATCCAGCTTCAGTCGGTTCTCATTGAACTCGCGCTGCCTATCTTCCAGGCGCGCGCGAACAAGGAAGACACGAGCAGCAGTGGGGGTTACGACTACCGCCAGATCCCAGCCCACTACCTGCTGGATCGCCTGTACGGCCCAAACGGCGTGGTCGTCTCGTTCGGCAGCGACGTCGAGCGGGTGGCGCACTTCGGCGACGACAACCCGCTGCCCCACCCGCCGTCGAGCCGCGACCCCTACAAACCTTTCATTCatctcttcttcctcgcgGCCCGTGCTGTCACGCTGTGCGCGGCCGTCTTCATTGACGAGCATGAGCGCGATGAGCGCCAGGCGACCCATCCTCAGGCgtcacggcagcagcgcgacttCTTCACCGCGGAGAAGCTCCTACTTGAGGGCCTGCTCGGGTCGACGGAGCTTAGTGCGAGTCGACTCGAGTTCCTCAATCACCTCGCCCACTGGCTCCTGACGGTGATGCAAGTGGATGACCAGGGTGTCCTGCCGCCTCAACCGCCAGCGGAATGGGGCTACCTCCCGCAGTGCCTCGTCGACTGCGTGATTCGCGCCACGAGTATGGCGCCGTTGGACGGCCTTTACTCCGACGGCATGATCTCCCTCATGCTGGTGCTGATGGGCAACACCAAGTACTTCCCTAagccccacacgcacgccctcttccctgcctacctgctgcggctgcaggagaACTACACGACACGCAAGGTGCTCGAGCAGCATCCGTGGTTCAGCACCCACATTGTGCGCGCCTGTATGGAGTGCTACATCGCTGTCGAGAAGTCCACATACGAGCGGGTCAAGGTGCGCTATGAGCTCTCGTACGCCATCAAAACGTTCCTCAAGTCGAACCTGCTGTGCGAGCCAGTGCGGGAGGAAATGGAGTCGCAGGCGAACAACACCATGCTCGAGCGCTTCTCGCAcatggcggtggcggaggtgaaTGAGGCAGTCGATCAGGTGATCGACACCCTAACAAGGATGAACGAGATGGTGAGGGCCGGCGCTGATTTGTCAGAGAACGCCGTGGCGTCGGCCAGCCCGCAGAACGCCGCTGACGGGTCGAACGgggagcaacagcagcggcagacgcgcCGTCAGGCAAGCAACACGAGTCGCAACGAGGACGCCGACTCCGGCGAGGATAGTGGCgagggagacgaggaggagaatgCAGACGGGTCGCAGACGTATCACGAGCGTGGCATGAGCCTCCGCTCGCACCTGATGCTCTTCACCGCTTCGATGGACATGTTCATCGAGCTGTCTTTGCAGTTCCCCAAGGGTGTCTCGCAGAACATGGTGGCTGGGCAGATCAGTGAGATGCTTGCCCGCAGCCTGATGGCGTTCGCCGGCCCAAACAGCCGGAGCCTGAAGATCCAGAACGCGGACCTCTACAACTTCCGCCCCCGAGAGGTGCTGATGCGCCTCGTCGACTGCTTCACGCACTTCCGGCGCTCCAAGAACTTTCTCCGCTGCCTGTGCCACTGCAGCATTCCGCTCTCTGACATTCGAAGTGTTATGCACACCATCGTGGACCGCCAGCTCGTCTCGGAGGATCTCATCTGGAAGGTGTCcgagatggcggcggcggtggcgtctgtGTCCAAGGAGGTGGACAACGAGGAGGCCGTCTGGGACGATGCGCCGGACTACGCCTTGGATGCGTTGCTCTCCACCCCGCTCCTTCAGCCGGttgcgctgccggcggaggTGAAGGACCTGAATGACCTGGTGTACGTCAACCAGGAgacgctgcaccacctcttcCTTTCCGAGAGCAAGCACCCCTTCACGAACGAGCCTCTGACGGAGGACAAGGTGGCGGCCTTTAACAAGCGCCCTGACGTGGCGGCCGCTGTGGAGAGGCGACGGGCTGCAGTTCAGAAGTGGCTGGAGGACGCCAAGGCCGCCAAGGCGTAG
- a CDS encoding putative p22 protein precursor gives MRRTFNKLGLSALRACRGAGAAGAAASAHVSGFARVPSTSAPTALTVPRRSASDAALADATRRELEEEMGRSDKPEQPTPPTGWQVVRKSGTCTFDLTKSFEDEELVVRYSTNQDSDKANSHDIFVYITQKNGQTMQADLSIEEGELVLNNIRFYDEAALAKDTSAEAEAKRNELYTGPLVHELDYDLLNCVMTYLEKRGVDEKLGEFVVLYSFWAEQQDYEAWLTTMNKFAS, from the coding sequence ATGCGCCGCACCTTCAACAAGCTGGGCCTCTCTGCTCTGCGCGCCTGCcgtggcgccggtgctgctggggccgccgcatccgctcACGTGTCTGGATTCGCCCGAGTGCCGTCCACGTCTGCGCCGACCGCGCTCACGGTGCCgcgccgctccgccagcgacgccgcgctcgccgaCGCCACCCGCCgagagctggaggaggagatgggtCGCAGCGACAAGCCAGAgcagccgacgccgccaaCCGGCTGGCAGGTGGTACGCAAGTCCGGCACGTGTACCTTCGACCTCACCAAGTCTTTCGAGGATGAGGAGCTGGTGGTGCGCTACAGCACGAACCAGGACTCCGACAAAGCGAACAGCCACGACATTTTTGTGTACATTACACAGAAGAATGGGCAGACGATGCAGGCGGACCTGAGCATCGAGGAGGGCGAGTTGGTGCTGAACAACATCCGCTTCTACGACGAGGCAGCTCTCGCGAAGGACAccagcgccgaggcggaggcgaagcggaaTGAGCTGTACACCGGCCCGCTGGTGCACGAGTTAGACTACGACCTCCTGAACTGCGTGATGACGTACCTGGAGAAGCgcggcgtggacgagaaGCTGGGCGAATTTGTGGTCCTGTACAGCTTCtgggcggagcagcaggacTACGAGGCGTGGCTGACCACAATGAACAAGTTTGCCTCGTAG